From Mustela nigripes isolate SB6536 chromosome 13, MUSNIG.SB6536, whole genome shotgun sequence, one genomic window encodes:
- the LOC131998615 gene encoding olfactory receptor 11H6-like isoform X1 encodes MKSLSGVSTVTEFILLSFPCSKEVQVILFMLFLVSYILTLMGNGAIVCAVKLDRRLHTPMYILLANFAFLEICYINTTVPNMLKNFLSETKTISFMACFFQFYFFFSMGITETLLLPLMAFDRYLAICQPLHYPVIMNNHLCMNLVALCWVTAFLCYPIPIYFITQLPFCGPNTIDHFVCDPGPLLALSCIPAPGIELSCSILSSLIIFITLFFILGSYTLVLRAVLRVPSAAGRRKAFSTCGSHLAVVSLFYGTLMIMYISPTSGNPGGIQKIVTLFYSLVTPLINPLIYSLRNKDMKAALRKIHMCTGISQSK; translated from the exons ATGAAAAGTCT GTCAGGAGTCAGCACAGTGACTGAATTCATACTCCTGAGTTTTCCGTGCTCCAAAGAGGTTCAGGTCATCCTCTTCATGCTGTTCTTGGTGTCCTACATCCTGACACTGATGGGGAATGGAGCCATTGTCTGTGCAGTGAAGCTGGATCGCAGGCTTCACACTCCCATGTACATTCTGCTGGCCAACTTTGCATTCCTGGAGATCTGCTACATCAACACAACTGTTCCCAACATGTTAAAGAACTTCTTATCTGAGACCAAAACCATCTCTTTCATGGCTTGTTTCTTCcaattctacttctttttctccatggGTATCACTGAGACCCTCTTACTGCCCCTCATGGCTTTTGATCGTTACCTGGCCATCTGCCAGCCTCTCCATTATCCTGTCATTATGAACAACCACCTCTGCATGAACCTGGTGGCCCTGTGCTGGGTCACAGCTTTCCTATGCTATCCGATCCCTATCTATTTTATCACACAACTCCCTTTTTGTGGCCCCAACACCATTGACCACTTTGTATGTGACCCTGGGCCTCTGCTGGCCCTGTCCTGCATCCCTGCCCCTGGAATTGAGCTTTCCTGTTCTATATTGAGCTCTCTTATTATTTTCATCACTTTGTTCTTCATCCTTGGGTCCTATACCCTGGTTCTCAGAGCAGTGTTGCGTGTCCCTTCAGCAGCTGGCCGACGTAAGGCCTTCTCTACCTGTGGTTCCCACCTGGCTGTGGTGTCTCTCTTCTATGGAACCCTCATGATAATGTACATCAGCCCAACCTCTGGTAATCCAGGTGGGATACAGAAGATTGTAACCTTGTTCTACTCATTAGTGACCCCACTTATAAACCCCCTGATCTATAGTCTCCGAAACAAAGACATGAAAGCTGCCTTGAGAAAAATTCATATGTGCACAGGAATTAGTCAAAGCAAATGA
- the LOC131998615 gene encoding olfactory receptor 11H6-like isoform X2, whose translation MNRSGVSTVTEFILLSFPCSKEVQVILFMLFLVSYILTLMGNGAIVCAVKLDRRLHTPMYILLANFAFLEICYINTTVPNMLKNFLSETKTISFMACFFQFYFFFSMGITETLLLPLMAFDRYLAICQPLHYPVIMNNHLCMNLVALCWVTAFLCYPIPIYFITQLPFCGPNTIDHFVCDPGPLLALSCIPAPGIELSCSILSSLIIFITLFFILGSYTLVLRAVLRVPSAAGRRKAFSTCGSHLAVVSLFYGTLMIMYISPTSGNPGGIQKIVTLFYSLVTPLINPLIYSLRNKDMKAALRKIHMCTGISQSK comes from the coding sequence ATGAATAGGTCAGGAGTCAGCACAGTGACTGAATTCATACTCCTGAGTTTTCCGTGCTCCAAAGAGGTTCAGGTCATCCTCTTCATGCTGTTCTTGGTGTCCTACATCCTGACACTGATGGGGAATGGAGCCATTGTCTGTGCAGTGAAGCTGGATCGCAGGCTTCACACTCCCATGTACATTCTGCTGGCCAACTTTGCATTCCTGGAGATCTGCTACATCAACACAACTGTTCCCAACATGTTAAAGAACTTCTTATCTGAGACCAAAACCATCTCTTTCATGGCTTGTTTCTTCcaattctacttctttttctccatggGTATCACTGAGACCCTCTTACTGCCCCTCATGGCTTTTGATCGTTACCTGGCCATCTGCCAGCCTCTCCATTATCCTGTCATTATGAACAACCACCTCTGCATGAACCTGGTGGCCCTGTGCTGGGTCACAGCTTTCCTATGCTATCCGATCCCTATCTATTTTATCACACAACTCCCTTTTTGTGGCCCCAACACCATTGACCACTTTGTATGTGACCCTGGGCCTCTGCTGGCCCTGTCCTGCATCCCTGCCCCTGGAATTGAGCTTTCCTGTTCTATATTGAGCTCTCTTATTATTTTCATCACTTTGTTCTTCATCCTTGGGTCCTATACCCTGGTTCTCAGAGCAGTGTTGCGTGTCCCTTCAGCAGCTGGCCGACGTAAGGCCTTCTCTACCTGTGGTTCCCACCTGGCTGTGGTGTCTCTCTTCTATGGAACCCTCATGATAATGTACATCAGCCCAACCTCTGGTAATCCAGGTGGGATACAGAAGATTGTAACCTTGTTCTACTCATTAGTGACCCCACTTATAAACCCCCTGATCTATAGTCTCCGAAACAAAGACATGAAAGCTGCCTTGAGAAAAATTCATATGTGCACAGGAATTAGTCAAAGCAAATGA
- the LOC131998617 gene encoding olfactory receptor 11H6-like — MTSEARNISHTVSEFILLGFPCRWEIQFLLFSIFFVTYILTLLGNMAIVCAVRWDRRLHTPMYILLANFSFLEICYVNSDVPNMLANFLSHTKTISFARCLLQLYFFFSLGTTECLFLSIMAYDRFLAICHPLHYPTVMTIKFCCSLVIFCWVSGFLWFLIPVILVTQLPFCGPNVIDDFLCDLGPLLALASACVPIPGTVLICGTMSSLLIFATFFYIIGSYTLVLRAVVQVPSIAGRKKAFSTCSSHLAVVFLFYGSVMMTYVSPGSGQAEGMQKFTTLFYSVLTPFFNPMIYSLRNKEMKDALKKVLGVS; from the coding sequence ATGACTTCAGAGGCCAGAAATATTTCTCACACTGTGAGCGAATTCATCCTCTTGGGCTTCCCTTGCCGCTGGGAAATACAGTTCCTCCTCTTTTCCATATTCTTTGTGACTTATATCCTGACACTCCTTGGAAACATGGCCATCGTGTGTGCAGTGCGCTGGGACCGCCGGCTGCACACCCCGATGTACATTCTGCTGGCCAACTTCTCCTTTCTAGAAATCTGCTATGTCAACTCTGATGTGCCCAACATGCTGGCCAACTTCCTCTCCCATACCAAAACCATCTCCTTTGCTCGGTGCCTCCTCCAGTTGTACTTCTTCTTCTCACTGGGCACAACCGAATGTTTATTTCTGTCCATCATGGCCTATGACCGGTTCCTGGCAATCTGCCACCCCCTGCACTATCCCACGGTCATGACTATTAAGTTTTGCTGCAGCCTGGTCATTTTTTGCTGGGTCTCTGGTTTTCTCTGGTTTCTGATCCCAGTGATACTTGTTACCCAGCTACCATTTTGTGGCCCAAATGTAATTGATGACTTTCTGTGTGACCTGGGTCCTCTGCTGGCCTTGGCTTCAGCCTGCGTCCCAATCCCAGGGACAGTTCTCATATGTGGCACCATGAGTTCCCTCCTCATCTTCGCTACCTTTTTCTACATTATAGGTTCCTATACCCTAGTGCTGAGGGCCGTAGTGCAGGTGCCCTCAATTGCTGGCCGGAAGAAGGCCTTTTCTACCTGCTCCTCTCATCTGGCTGTTGTATTTCTCTTCTATGGTTCTGTCATGATGACATATGTGAGCCCAGGGTCaggacaagcagagggaatgcAGAAGTTCACTACTCTGTTCTACTCAGTTTTGACCCCCTTTTTCAACCCCATGATCTACAGCCTCcggaataaagaaatgaaggatgCCTTGAAGAAAGTTCTAGGAGTTTCATAA